One window of the Peromyscus leucopus breed LL Stock chromosome 17, UCI_PerLeu_2.1, whole genome shotgun sequence genome contains the following:
- the LOC114709596 gene encoding zinc finger protein 431-like: protein MNGVTYDDVHIHFSWEEWALLDPSQKSLYKYVMRETYRNLTAIGCSWEDCNIEEGCQSSRRHERHERSHTGEEHYECNQCGKAFGSHGHLEIHKRTHTGEKPFDCNQCGKAFAQHSYLQKHKRIHTGEKPYKCNQCSKAFARHSHLQRHKTTHTGEKPHECNQCGKAFSRHSYLQIHKRTHIGEKPYKCNQCGEAFACYSHLQMHKITHTGENYECNQCGKAFACHSTLRMHKRIHTGEKPYKCDQCSKAFACHTHLQIHKTTHTGEKPHKCHQCGKGFSRHSYLQIHKRTHTGEKPYKCNECDKAFACHGHLQMHKTTHTGEKPYECNQCDKAFGRHNHLQRHKRIHSGEKPYECNQCGKTFAHHSYLQIHERTHTGEKPYECNQCGKAFACQSSLRIHKRRHTGEKPYECTQCDKAFAHLSSLQRHKRTHTEEKPYKCNKYDKVFAYIYSL from the exons AATGGAGTGACCTATGATGATGTACATATTCACTTCTCTTGggaagagtgggctttgctggatccttcccagaagagtcTCTACAAATATGTGATGCGGGAGACCTACAGGAACCTCACTGCTATAG GCTGCAGTTGGGAAGACTGTAATATTGAAGAAGGTTgtcaaagttctagaagacatgaAAG gcatgaaagaagtcatactggagaggaacactatgaatgtaatcagtgtggtaaagcctttggaaGTCATGGTCATCttgaaatacataaaagaacacacactggagagaaaccctttgaTTGTAatcaatgtggcaaagcctttgcacaacacagttatcttcaaaaacataaaagaatacatactggagagaaaccttacaaatgtaatcaatgtagCAAAGCCTTTGCACGTCatagtcatcttcaaaggcataaaacaacacatactggagagaaaccccatgaatgtaatcaatgtggcaaagccttttcACGGCACAGTtatctccaaatacataaaagaacacatattggagagaaaccttacaaatgtaatcaatgtggtgaAGCCTTTGCATGTTACAGTCATCTTCAGATGCATAAAATAACACATACAGGAGAGAATTATGagtgtaatcagtgtggtaaagcctttgcgtGTCACAGTACTCTCAGGAtgcataaaagaatacatactggggagaaaccttacaaatgtgatCAATGTAGTAAAGCCTTTGCTTGTCACACtcatcttcaaatacataaaacaacacatactggagagaaaccccatAAATGTCATCAATGTGGTAAAGGCTTTTCCCGGCACAGTtatctccaaatacataaaagaacacatactggagagaaaccctacaaatgtaatgaatgtgacaaagcctttgcatgtcatggtcatcttcaaatgcataaaacaacgcatactggagaaaaaccttatgaatgtaatcagtgtgataaagcctttggACGTCACaatcatcttcaaaggcataaaagaatacatagtggagagaagccttatgaatgcaatcaatgtggtaaaacaTTTGCACATCACAGTTATctccaaatacatgaaagaacacatactggagagaaaccttatgaatgtaatcaatgtggtaaagcctttgcatgtcagAGTAGTCTCAGAATACATAAAAGaagacatactggagagaaaccttatgaatgtactcaatgtgataaagcctttgcacatcTCAGCAGTCTCCAgagacataaaagaacacatactgagGAAAAACCatacaaatgtaataaatatgATAAAGTCTTTGCATATATCTACAGCCTTTGA